From a single Sporosarcina oncorhynchi genomic region:
- a CDS encoding sulfite exporter TauE/SafE family protein gives MAYILLALIGAISGVMGSIVGLGGGTILVPLTLLIGINLGWIPGITPHTVVGISVIMMIFNGLSSTISHMKVKTIDYRTGWIFFAGSIPGTLIGAFVNKGFDLPSFNLYFGILLLVLSILLLTRKYLKPIHWFVDRGKQMSFVDQQGETHVYGYPIWFALLLTFIIGFTSGLFGIGGGTMIVPALILLFLFPPHVAVGTSMFIVFLSAIVNSITHISLGHVPWLYALAVIPGAYIGGTVGTMLNKKMDSETLVVVLRIMLLLFGLRSIYEGIWG, from the coding sequence ATGGCGTATATCTTATTAGCATTGATTGGTGCCATTTCGGGCGTCATGGGTTCGATTGTTGGTCTGGGTGGCGGTACTATTCTTGTACCCCTTACTTTATTGATTGGCATCAATCTCGGCTGGATTCCAGGCATAACACCACATACTGTTGTGGGGATTTCCGTTATTATGATGATTTTCAATGGTCTATCGTCCACAATTTCGCATATGAAAGTAAAGACTATCGATTATCGGACAGGCTGGATTTTCTTCGCCGGTTCAATTCCAGGAACGTTGATTGGTGCTTTTGTGAATAAAGGCTTTGATTTACCATCATTCAATCTGTATTTCGGAATCTTACTTTTAGTTTTATCGATTTTATTGCTTACCCGTAAATATTTGAAGCCGATTCACTGGTTTGTCGATAGGGGCAAGCAAATGTCGTTTGTGGATCAGCAAGGCGAAACCCATGTGTACGGCTATCCAATCTGGTTCGCACTGCTATTGACATTCATTATCGGTTTCACCTCAGGCTTATTTGGTATTGGTGGCGGTACAATGATTGTACCTGCACTTATCTTGCTGTTTTTATTCCCGCCACATGTCGCAGTTGGGACCTCAATGTTCATCGTCTTCCTATCTGCAATCGTCAACTCGATTACGCATATTTCACTTGGCCATGTACCTTGGCTATACGCGCTTGCTGTCATTCCAGGTGCATATATTGGGGGAACCGTCGGTACGATGCTGAACAAGAAAATGGACTCCGAGACATTGGTAGTTGTCTTAAGGATTATGTTGTTGTTATTTGGTTTACGATCAATCTACGAGGGGATTTGGGGGTAA
- a CDS encoding DUF72 domain-containing protein, with translation MIHIGLTGLGDHPDVYQSSSSAKEKLKDYSMHFPIVELDASFYAIQPERNICKWIDETPETFQFIVKAYQGMTGHLRGKSPYDSPEEMFNQFKLSIGPLRDAGKLAMILMQFPPWFDCKKENVDELRSIRRHLEGYDIAIEFRHQSWYAGELREKSLAFLRDLDFIHTIADEPQDGDGSVPLVAVSTSEEKAFVRLHGRNVGGWRNRTGDSEAWRKVRYLYNYSDAELEEIRTVIGGLDSSTEDVYVIFNNNSGGHAAENAKRLQKLMGIDFHALAPKQLDIFEGE, from the coding sequence ATGATCCATATTGGATTGACGGGATTGGGCGATCATCCTGATGTCTATCAGTCTTCTTCCAGTGCGAAAGAAAAACTGAAAGATTATAGTATGCATTTTCCAATTGTTGAATTGGATGCCTCTTTTTATGCAATTCAACCTGAACGAAATATCTGCAAATGGATAGACGAGACGCCTGAAACGTTTCAATTCATTGTGAAAGCCTACCAAGGGATGACTGGACACTTAAGGGGCAAGTCCCCGTACGATTCACCAGAGGAGATGTTCAACCAGTTTAAGTTGTCGATAGGGCCATTACGTGATGCGGGAAAGCTTGCGATGATTCTTATGCAATTTCCACCTTGGTTTGATTGTAAAAAAGAGAACGTAGATGAGCTTCGATCTATTAGGCGTCATTTGGAAGGTTATGATATTGCGATTGAATTCCGCCATCAGTCGTGGTATGCAGGAGAATTGAGGGAAAAGTCGTTAGCCTTTTTGCGGGATCTTGACTTTATACATACTATCGCAGACGAGCCGCAAGACGGCGATGGCAGTGTTCCACTAGTAGCTGTTTCGACAAGTGAGGAAAAGGCGTTTGTGCGACTGCATGGACGAAATGTCGGTGGATGGCGAAATCGAACAGGCGATAGTGAAGCGTGGCGTAAAGTCCGTTATTTATACAATTACTCAGATGCAGAGTTGGAGGAAATCCGGACAGTAATCGGGGGATTGGATTCGTCAACGGAAGATGTATATGTGATTTTTAATAATAATTCAGGTGGCCATGCGGCAGAAAATGCGAAGCGTCTTCAAAAATTGATGGGCATAGACTTCCATGCACTTGCACCTAAGCAGCTTGATATTTTTGAGGGGGAATAA
- a CDS encoding 2,3-butanediol dehydrogenase has translation MKAAVWYGEKDIRVEERELKQLKDNEVTVRVAWAGICGSDLHEYQEGPVFIPVGEPNPLTGQQAPITMGHEFAGIVEKVGKDVTSVNVGDRVAINPMYTYGRKHQDIDAYDGFHFIGLGSDGGFASHVNAGEKHICKLPDTMTLQDGALVEPMAVAVQAVKEGGMQFGDTVAVFGAGPIGLLTIIAAKAAGASKIFAFDLSEERLAKAKELGATHLFNSGQVDPVQAIRDIEPDGVDVSFEVAGVAPTFVQAIDATRARGTMVIVSIFARPIEWNPMQLTNTGVKVTSSIAYTPTTFQQTVDLMGTGQLNGRGIITSQIELDDIVEKGFEALTNDKSQAKILVQLSGEL, from the coding sequence ATGAAGGCAGCAGTATGGTATGGTGAGAAAGATATCCGCGTGGAAGAACGCGAACTGAAACAACTGAAAGATAATGAGGTAACTGTACGCGTAGCGTGGGCAGGTATTTGTGGTTCAGACTTACATGAGTATCAAGAAGGGCCTGTCTTTATTCCAGTTGGTGAACCTAATCCACTAACCGGCCAACAGGCACCAATCACGATGGGACATGAATTTGCAGGTATTGTAGAAAAAGTAGGGAAAGACGTTACATCTGTAAATGTAGGGGATCGTGTTGCAATTAACCCTATGTACACATATGGCAGGAAGCATCAAGATATAGATGCTTATGACGGTTTTCATTTCATTGGCTTAGGGTCAGACGGGGGCTTTGCATCACACGTAAATGCAGGTGAAAAACACATTTGCAAATTACCTGACACAATGACACTGCAAGATGGTGCATTAGTTGAGCCGATGGCGGTAGCTGTTCAAGCGGTTAAAGAAGGCGGTATGCAATTTGGTGATACTGTAGCAGTATTCGGTGCTGGCCCGATTGGATTGCTGACAATTATCGCGGCTAAAGCAGCAGGGGCAAGCAAAATCTTCGCGTTTGATTTATCCGAAGAACGTTTAGCAAAAGCTAAAGAACTTGGAGCAACGCATTTATTCAATTCAGGCCAAGTGGACCCAGTACAAGCTATTAGAGACATTGAACCTGACGGCGTAGATGTATCATTCGAAGTTGCCGGTGTTGCACCGACGTTCGTACAAGCAATTGACGCGACACGTGCTCGTGGTACGATGGTCATTGTATCCATCTTTGCTCGTCCAATTGAATGGAACCCAATGCAATTGACGAATACGGGCGTTAAAGTAACATCGTCCATTGCCTATACACCAACCACGTTCCAACAAACAGTTGATTTAATGGGGACGGGTCAATTAAATGGTAGGGGCATTATCACATCTCAAATTGAATTGGACGATATCGTGGAAAAAGGCTTTGAAGCATTAACGAATGACAAGTCACAAGCAAAAATTCTAGTTCAATTAAGTGGAGAATTGTAA
- the sufB gene encoding Fe-S cluster assembly protein SufB encodes MAKKMPEIGDYKYGFHDKDVSVFRSERGLTKEIVEEISNMKEEPQWMLDYRLKSLELFYSMPMPQWGGDLKPLNFDEITYYVKPSEATEKSWDEVPEEIKRTFDKLGIPEAEQKYLAGVSAQYESEVVYHNMKVELEDMGIVFKDTDSALRENEELFRKYWGTVIPNSDNKFSALNSAVWSGGSFIYVPPGIKVETPLQAYFRINSENMGQFERTLIVVDEGASVHYVEGCTAPVYTTNSLHSAVVEIIIKKDAYCRYTTIQNWANNVYNLVTKRAVCEANATMEWIDGNIGSKLTMKYPSCILKGEGARGMTLSIALAGKGQHQDAGAKMMHLAPNTSSTIVSKSISQHGGKVTYRGIVHFGRRADGARANIECDTLIMDKLSTSDTIPYNEILNDNISLEHEAKVSKVSEEQLFYLMSRGIGELEATEMIVMGFIEPFTKELPMEYAVEMNRLIKFEMEGSIG; translated from the coding sequence ATGGCTAAAAAAATGCCTGAAATTGGCGATTACAAATATGGTTTTCACGATAAAGACGTATCTGTTTTCCGTTCGGAACGTGGTTTGACAAAAGAAATCGTTGAAGAAATCTCAAACATGAAAGAAGAACCTCAATGGATGTTGGACTACCGTCTGAAATCTTTAGAGCTCTTCTACAGCATGCCTATGCCTCAGTGGGGCGGAGATTTGAAGCCGTTAAACTTTGACGAGATCACGTATTATGTAAAACCTTCCGAAGCGACAGAAAAATCATGGGATGAAGTTCCTGAAGAAATCAAACGTACGTTTGACAAACTAGGAATACCTGAAGCTGAACAAAAATATCTTGCAGGTGTTTCTGCACAATACGAATCAGAAGTTGTGTATCACAACATGAAAGTAGAACTTGAAGATATGGGTATCGTTTTCAAAGATACGGATTCAGCGCTTCGTGAAAACGAAGAACTGTTCAGGAAATACTGGGGTACGGTCATTCCAAACTCTGACAACAAGTTCTCAGCTTTGAACTCGGCTGTTTGGTCCGGTGGATCGTTCATCTATGTGCCACCAGGCATCAAAGTTGAAACGCCACTACAAGCCTACTTCCGTATCAACTCGGAAAACATGGGTCAATTCGAGCGTACATTAATCGTCGTCGACGAAGGCGCAAGCGTTCACTACGTAGAAGGATGTACAGCACCTGTTTATACAACGAACTCACTTCACAGTGCGGTCGTCGAGATCATCATCAAAAAAGATGCGTACTGCCGTTATACGACAATCCAAAACTGGGCGAACAACGTTTACAATCTTGTAACGAAGCGCGCAGTGTGTGAAGCGAACGCTACAATGGAATGGATTGATGGTAACATCGGTTCGAAACTAACGATGAAATATCCATCTTGTATCCTTAAAGGAGAAGGCGCGCGTGGAATGACTTTATCCATCGCTCTTGCCGGTAAAGGACAGCATCAGGATGCGGGTGCGAAAATGATGCACTTGGCGCCAAATACTTCATCTACAATCGTTTCTAAGTCGATTTCTCAACATGGTGGAAAAGTAACATACCGTGGGATCGTCCACTTCGGCCGCCGTGCAGATGGTGCACGTGCGAACATCGAATGTGACACGCTCATCATGGATAAGCTATCGACGTCAGATACGATTCCATACAACGAGATTCTGAACGACAATATCTCACTTGAACACGAAGCAAAAGTGTCCAAAGTATCCGAAGAACAGCTCTTCTACTTGATGAGCCGTGGTATCGGTGAACTGGAAGCTACAGAAATGATCGTTATGGGCTTCATCGAGCCATTCACAAAAGAATTGCCGATGGAGTATGCAGTAGAGATGAACCGTCTTATCAAGTTCGAGATGGAAGGCAGTATAGGTTAA
- the sufU gene encoding Fe-S cluster assembly sulfur transfer protein SufU, with amino-acid sequence MSTKNLDQLYRSVIMDHYKNPRNKGVLKENNVTVDMNNPTCGDVIHLTLQVEDGIVKDAKFEGEGCSISMASASMMTQIIKNKDIDSAVKYAHLFSDMMLGKEIDDSVDLGDIEALSGVAKFPARIKCATLGWKAMEKGIGTDSDN; translated from the coding sequence ATGTCCACTAAAAATTTAGATCAGCTATACCGCTCAGTCATCATGGATCATTATAAAAATCCAAGAAACAAAGGCGTATTGAAAGAAAATAACGTAACTGTCGATATGAATAATCCGACTTGCGGCGATGTCATTCATTTGACGCTGCAAGTGGAAGATGGCATTGTGAAAGATGCCAAATTTGAAGGTGAAGGTTGTTCCATCTCGATGGCATCCGCCTCGATGATGACACAAATCATCAAAAACAAAGACATTGACTCAGCCGTTAAATATGCTCATCTGTTTTCGGATATGATGCTTGGAAAAGAGATTGATGATTCTGTAGATCTTGGTGATATCGAAGCCCTTTCCGGCGTAGCCAAATTCCCGGCACGTATTAAATGTGCAACACTTGGGTGGAAAGCTATGGAAAAAGGCATAGGTACTGATTCCGACAACTAG
- a CDS encoding cysteine desulfurase has translation MLSKEIRKDFPILDQEINGYPLVYLDSAATSQKPRQVIEALNDYYRFDNSNVHRGVHTLGNRATDHYEGAREKVRKFINAKSIEEVIFMRGTTTAINTVAQGYGRQNIGEGDEIVITPMEHHSNIIPWQQLAKEKGAVLKYVDLEEDGTLSLDKVRETVTERTKIVSIMYVSNVLGTMNPIKEITKIAHEHGAVMVVDGAQAAPHLKIDVQDLDCDFFAFSGHKMCGPTGIGVLYGKKAILNAMEPVEFGGEMIDFVGLYESTWKELPWKFEGGTPIIAGAIGLGAAIDYLEQIGLDAIEKHEHELAGYAMEKMSSIEGLTIYGPKDPGKRAGLVTFNLGNVHPHDVATVLDMNGIAVRAGHHCAQPLMKWLDVSATARASFYVYNTEEDVDRLVEGLRIAKEYFE, from the coding sequence ATGCTCAGTAAAGAGATACGCAAAGACTTCCCGATACTTGACCAGGAAATCAACGGCTATCCACTTGTCTATTTGGACAGCGCCGCGACTTCACAAAAGCCGCGGCAAGTTATTGAAGCGTTGAATGACTACTATCGATTTGATAATTCGAATGTCCACCGCGGTGTTCACACACTTGGAAACAGGGCGACGGATCATTACGAAGGCGCACGTGAAAAAGTACGCAAATTCATCAATGCCAAATCGATCGAAGAAGTAATCTTCATGCGTGGAACGACTACAGCGATCAATACAGTTGCCCAAGGATATGGCAGGCAAAATATCGGCGAAGGCGATGAAATCGTCATTACACCGATGGAACACCACTCAAATATCATCCCTTGGCAGCAACTGGCAAAAGAAAAAGGTGCAGTGCTGAAATATGTCGATCTTGAAGAAGATGGCACACTGTCTCTTGATAAAGTGCGTGAAACAGTAACAGAACGGACGAAGATTGTTTCCATCATGTATGTGTCCAATGTTCTTGGAACGATGAACCCGATCAAGGAAATTACGAAAATCGCCCATGAACATGGAGCTGTCATGGTCGTCGACGGCGCCCAAGCAGCACCACATCTGAAGATTGATGTACAGGACTTGGATTGTGATTTCTTCGCTTTTTCGGGTCATAAGATGTGCGGACCTACTGGTATAGGTGTTCTATACGGTAAGAAAGCTATATTGAATGCAATGGAGCCGGTTGAATTTGGCGGCGAAATGATTGACTTTGTCGGTCTCTACGAATCAACTTGGAAAGAGCTTCCTTGGAAGTTTGAAGGCGGTACTCCAATTATTGCAGGGGCAATTGGTTTAGGCGCAGCCATTGATTACCTTGAACAGATCGGTTTGGATGCAATTGAAAAACATGAACACGAACTTGCAGGATATGCCATGGAAAAGATGTCTTCTATAGAAGGCTTGACTATCTACGGTCCCAAAGATCCTGGAAAACGCGCTGGTCTTGTAACATTCAATTTGGGCAATGTCCATCCACATGATGTTGCAACAGTACTTGATATGAACGGAATCGCAGTGCGGGCAGGTCACCATTGTGCACAGCCGCTTATGAAATGGCTGGATGTCTCAGCTACCGCACGAGCTAGCTTCTATGTGTATAACACAGAGGAAGATGTTGACCGCCTCGTAGAAGGACTCCGTATTGCAAAGGAGTATTTCGAATAA
- the sufD gene encoding Fe-S cluster assembly protein SufD translates to MTVETKTALTEQDVRTFSAKMSEADWMADFRADALAKVEQLPMPTPDKTKITKWNFLDFPAHAVESSTFTTLAALPAEAQELVNEDQQNIYVQHNNTPAYSSLSDELKAQGVILTDIFTASREHADLLKKYYMTDGVKVEEHKLTAYHAALMNGGVFVYVPKGVVIADPLQVLFLHNDAQASLFNHVIVVAEANSSVTYVENYLSTVGEAAGQANIISEVFTGDNAKLIYGAVDVLAKGFTTYVNRRGVTGPHSRIEWALGLMNDSDTISENITHLVGNGSSSDMKSVVVGRGSQKQNFTSEIVHWGQDTDGFILKHGVMKEAASSIFNGIGRIAKGATRANAVQESRILMLSEKARGDANPILLIDEDDVTAGHAASVGRVDPLQLFYLMSRGISKEEAERLVIHGFLAPVVSKLPIEGVKKQLTEVIERKVR, encoded by the coding sequence ATGACGGTTGAAACAAAAACGGCATTGACCGAACAGGACGTCCGCACTTTCTCTGCAAAAATGAGTGAAGCCGATTGGATGGCAGATTTCCGAGCAGATGCGTTAGCAAAAGTGGAACAACTGCCGATGCCGACACCTGATAAAACAAAGATTACAAAGTGGAACTTCTTAGATTTCCCTGCACATGCAGTGGAAAGTTCTACATTTACTACACTTGCTGCGCTTCCTGCTGAAGCACAGGAATTGGTTAACGAAGATCAGCAGAATATTTATGTACAACATAATAACACTCCTGCTTACAGCTCATTATCTGATGAGCTAAAAGCACAAGGTGTCATTTTAACTGATATTTTTACAGCATCACGTGAACACGCGGACTTGTTGAAAAAGTATTACATGACAGATGGCGTAAAAGTGGAAGAACATAAATTGACAGCTTACCACGCTGCTTTAATGAATGGTGGAGTATTTGTCTATGTCCCTAAGGGTGTAGTCATTGCGGATCCATTACAAGTATTGTTCCTGCATAACGATGCACAAGCATCCCTCTTCAACCATGTGATTGTCGTCGCGGAAGCGAATAGTTCAGTTACCTATGTGGAAAACTACCTTTCCACGGTTGGTGAAGCAGCAGGACAAGCAAATATCATTTCTGAAGTGTTTACAGGCGATAATGCAAAATTAATCTATGGTGCTGTTGACGTATTGGCGAAAGGTTTCACAACTTATGTGAACCGTCGTGGTGTCACTGGCCCACATAGCCGTATCGAATGGGCTTTAGGATTAATGAATGATAGTGATACAATCTCTGAAAACATTACACATTTAGTCGGTAATGGTTCATCTAGTGATATGAAATCAGTTGTCGTTGGACGAGGAAGCCAAAAGCAGAACTTCACTTCTGAAATCGTTCACTGGGGTCAGGATACTGACGGATTCATCCTTAAGCACGGTGTCATGAAAGAAGCGGCATCGTCAATTTTTAATGGAATCGGACGTATCGCAAAAGGTGCTACACGAGCAAACGCAGTACAAGAATCACGTATTCTTATGCTGAGTGAAAAAGCCCGTGGAGACGCGAATCCAATTCTACTGATCGATGAAGATGATGTAACTGCAGGACACGCCGCATCTGTTGGACGAGTAGATCCATTGCAATTATTCTATTTGATGAGCCGCGGAATCTCCAAAGAAGAAGCGGAACGCCTAGTCATTCATGGTTTCCTTGCACCTGTCGTCAGTAAATTGCCTATCGAAGGTGTTAAGAAGCAATTGACGGAGGTTATTGAAAGGAAAGTGCGCTAA
- the sufC gene encoding Fe-S cluster assembly ATPase SufC, translating to MATLEIKDLHVEIEGKEILKGVTLTINTNEIHAIMGPNGTGKSTLASAIMGHPKYEVTSGSVTLDGEDVLEMEVDERAQAGLFLAMQYPSEITGVTNADFMRSAINARREEGDEISLMKFIRELDSKMDVLEMDQDMATRYLNEGFSGGEKKRNEILQLMMLKPKFAVLDEIDSGLDIDALKVVSKGINEMRGEGFGCMIITHYQRLLDYITPDFVHVMMQGKVVKSGGPELAKKLEENGYDWIKEELGIEDETVGQEA from the coding sequence ATGGCTACTTTGGAAATCAAAGACCTTCACGTTGAAATTGAAGGTAAAGAAATATTGAAAGGCGTCACGTTAACAATCAATACAAATGAGATCCACGCGATCATGGGGCCGAATGGTACAGGTAAGTCGACTCTTGCATCAGCAATTATGGGTCATCCTAAATATGAGGTTACTTCAGGATCCGTCACGCTTGATGGCGAAGACGTTCTTGAAATGGAAGTGGATGAACGTGCACAAGCAGGTTTATTCCTAGCAATGCAATATCCAAGCGAAATCACTGGCGTGACAAATGCAGACTTCATGCGTTCCGCAATTAATGCACGTCGTGAAGAAGGCGATGAAATTTCCCTTATGAAATTTATCCGTGAATTGGACAGCAAGATGGATGTCCTTGAAATGGATCAAGATATGGCAACACGTTATTTGAACGAAGGGTTCTCCGGTGGAGAGAAGAAGCGTAACGAAATTCTTCAATTGATGATGTTGAAGCCGAAGTTCGCTGTCCTTGATGAAATTGACTCTGGTCTAGATATCGATGCATTGAAAGTTGTTTCCAAAGGAATCAATGAAATGCGCGGTGAAGGATTCGGTTGTATGATCATCACTCACTATCAGCGTCTCTTAGATTACATCACTCCAGATTTTGTACACGTAATGATGCAAGGTAAAGTCGTCAAATCAGGCGGTCCAGAACTTGCGAAGAAACTTGAAGAGAACGGTTATGACTGGATTAAAGAAGAACTTGGCATCGAAGACGAAACAGTTGGACAAGAAGCTTAA
- a CDS encoding dicarboxylate/amino acid:cation symporter: MKKIGLIWRIIIAIGLAVGFGLLLPIIHEGFAHGFVRFFATFNMMFGGFLNFIVPLIIIAFIAPGIAKLGKGSGKLLGWATLLAYASTIVAGVMAFFAATTLLPNFIHAVGSGSIANAGKAPGEAFFEIEMTPVMGVMSALLLAFVLGIGMASIGSKSMLSFFEEFNALIEKVITYVIIPLLPIHIFGIFLNMTYSGEVAKVLSVFSVVFIMIIVLHFVILSIQYTLAGAVSKRNPFGLMKTMAPAYMTAIGTQSSAATIPVTLRQAKKAGASNRVADFTIPLFATIHLSGSTITLVSCSIGVLLMNDLPTSFASYLPFILMLGVTMIAAPGVPGGAVMAAVGLLATMLGFDESMVALMIALYMAQDSFGTATNVTGDGALAIILDRFNKKESSNLSE, from the coding sequence ATGAAGAAAATCGGTTTAATATGGCGCATTATTATCGCTATCGGACTTGCAGTAGGATTTGGTCTTCTGCTACCGATTATACATGAGGGCTTTGCACATGGTTTTGTACGGTTCTTTGCTACGTTCAATATGATGTTCGGCGGATTTTTAAATTTCATCGTTCCTTTAATCATCATTGCGTTCATAGCACCTGGTATCGCGAAGCTTGGGAAGGGTTCGGGCAAGCTGTTAGGATGGGCAACTCTGCTCGCTTATGCTTCAACGATTGTAGCGGGAGTTATGGCATTTTTCGCAGCAACGACATTATTGCCGAACTTCATTCATGCTGTCGGTTCGGGTTCGATTGCTAATGCAGGCAAGGCTCCTGGAGAAGCATTCTTTGAAATTGAAATGACACCTGTCATGGGCGTCATGTCCGCTTTGCTGCTTGCATTTGTGCTTGGAATCGGAATGGCATCTATTGGCAGTAAATCGATGTTGTCGTTTTTTGAAGAATTCAATGCACTTATTGAGAAAGTAATTACATATGTCATCATTCCGTTATTGCCTATTCATATTTTCGGGATATTCCTGAACATGACATATAGCGGGGAAGTTGCGAAAGTATTATCCGTATTCTCCGTCGTATTCATTATGATTATTGTGTTGCATTTTGTTATATTATCCATTCAATATACGCTTGCAGGTGCAGTTTCAAAACGAAATCCATTCGGGTTGATGAAAACGATGGCGCCCGCTTATATGACTGCAATTGGAACGCAATCTTCGGCAGCAACAATCCCGGTCACTCTCCGTCAAGCTAAAAAAGCTGGTGCATCAAATCGAGTTGCTGATTTTACAATTCCTCTATTTGCAACGATTCACTTATCAGGGAGCACGATTACATTAGTGTCCTGTTCAATTGGTGTTTTATTAATGAATGACTTACCAACTTCATTTGCTTCCTATTTACCGTTCATCTTAATGCTTGGTGTAACAATGATCGCAGCACCGGGAGTTCCAGGTGGGGCCGTAATGGCGGCGGTAGGGCTTTTAGCAACAATGTTGGGCTTTGACGAGTCAATGGTTGCTTTGATGATTGCGCTCTATATGGCACAAGACAGCTTTGGTACGGCAACGAATGTCACTGGAGACGGAGCATTGGCAATCATTCTCGATCGTTTTAATAAGAAGGAAAGCTCGAATTTATCGGAGTGA
- a CDS encoding MetQ/NlpA family ABC transporter substrate-binding protein, with protein sequence MKKLLTGIFFAVLVLALAACGGKDKDDKTIVVGASNVPHALILEQAKPLLKEKGYDLKIEEYQDFVLPNKDLDVGTLDANYFQHIPYLEGQIEDFEYDFVNAGAIHIEPIGIYSKKYKSLDELPDGATVLISNSVADHGRVLAMLEKEGLITLADGVEKVKAELDDIVDNPKNLTFEAEYEPALMPELYKQDEGDLLLINSNYALDAGLKPLEDAIVLEETDSPYVNVIAVRTEDENNEAIKALVAVLKSDEIQQFILKEWEGSVVPVK encoded by the coding sequence ATGAAAAAGTTGTTGACTGGTATCTTTTTTGCAGTACTCGTATTGGCATTGGCGGCGTGTGGAGGAAAAGACAAGGATGATAAGACGATTGTAGTAGGCGCATCTAACGTTCCACATGCACTGATTCTTGAGCAAGCTAAGCCTTTATTGAAAGAAAAAGGATACGATTTAAAAATAGAAGAATACCAGGATTTTGTTTTGCCGAATAAGGATTTGGATGTAGGGACACTCGATGCAAACTACTTCCAACACATTCCTTATCTTGAAGGCCAGATTGAAGACTTCGAATATGACTTTGTCAATGCAGGAGCTATTCATATCGAACCAATTGGTATTTACTCGAAGAAATACAAATCACTGGACGAATTACCTGACGGTGCAACCGTACTGATCAGTAACTCTGTAGCAGATCACGGACGCGTTCTCGCAATGCTTGAAAAAGAAGGGCTTATTACACTTGCTGACGGTGTGGAAAAAGTGAAAGCGGAACTTGATGATATTGTCGACAATCCGAAAAACTTAACATTCGAAGCAGAATATGAGCCGGCATTAATGCCTGAACTGTATAAACAAGATGAAGGTGATCTATTGCTCATCAACTCGAACTATGCGCTTGATGCAGGTTTGAAGCCATTAGAAGATGCAATTGTACTTGAGGAAACAGATTCACCTTACGTCAATGTCATCGCTGTTCGTACAGAAGATGAAAACAACGAAGCGATTAAAGCGCTTGTAGCAGTATTGAAATCAGATGAAATTCAACAATTCATCCTTAAAGAATGGGAAGGTTCTGTTGTACCTGTAAAATAA
- a CDS encoding methionine ABC transporter permease: protein MIETLLPHVNWEKMWIATVETLYMTAVSTIFTFVLGIVLGVVLFLSSPGQLWANKLLYGITSSVVNIFRSIPFIILIILIIPFTIFLVGTMRGPNAALPALIIGAAPFYARMVLIGLQEIDKGVLEAARSMGAKTSTIIFKVLLPESKPALLSGITVTAIALVGYTAMAGIIGAGGLGNLAYYQGFQRSRFDVVVVATIIILIIVFILQFIGDYVVRKLDKR, encoded by the coding sequence TTGATTGAGACATTATTGCCCCATGTCAATTGGGAGAAGATGTGGATCGCGACGGTAGAAACACTTTATATGACTGCTGTGTCGACAATCTTCACATTCGTTTTAGGAATCGTGTTGGGCGTCGTGCTGTTCTTATCAAGTCCGGGTCAGCTTTGGGCGAACAAACTCCTCTATGGCATTACAAGCTCGGTTGTTAATATCTTCAGATCCATTCCGTTTATCATCTTGATCATTCTGATTATACCTTTCACCATTTTCCTTGTTGGGACGATGAGAGGACCAAATGCGGCATTGCCTGCACTCATCATCGGTGCTGCGCCATTTTATGCGCGGATGGTTCTCATCGGATTACAGGAAATTGATAAAGGCGTTCTCGAAGCGGCACGTTCAATGGGAGCGAAAACAAGTACGATCATTTTTAAAGTACTGTTACCTGAATCAAAGCCAGCGTTACTATCCGGCATCACAGTCACGGCTATCGCACTGGTCGGCTATACAGCAATGGCTGGAATTATTGGTGCAGGAGGTCTCGGTAACCTTGCGTACTATCAAGGTTTCCAGCGGAGTCGATTCGATGTTGTAGTCGTTGCTACCATAATCATCTTAATCATTGTTTTCATCCTTCAATTCATCGGAGATTATGTAGTACGGAAATTGGACAAGCGTTAA